From the genome of Cytobacillus firmus, one region includes:
- a CDS encoding flagellar protein FlgN yields the protein MSAETLTASMEKLLKLHKSLYELAVKKTDIIKNGDMDALNQMLKDEQAHIAAISRLDKEREKAANSIAPMLESPTVSDCLNILTQSDRLRLEAITEELAELVYELKEQNFLNQQLVHQSLQFVNVSMSLLRPQPENINYGPPARKKSEKMNPGIFNSKV from the coding sequence GTGTCAGCCGAAACACTTACTGCATCAATGGAGAAACTGCTTAAGCTTCATAAAAGCCTATATGAACTCGCAGTTAAAAAGACAGATATTATTAAAAACGGTGACATGGACGCCCTGAATCAGATGCTGAAGGATGAGCAGGCTCATATTGCGGCTATTAGCAGATTGGATAAAGAGCGGGAGAAAGCAGCAAATTCCATCGCACCTATGCTGGAAAGCCCAACAGTATCAGATTGTTTAAATATCCTCACACAGTCTGATCGCCTTAGGCTGGAGGCCATCACGGAGGAGCTAGCTGAGCTGGTGTACGAACTGAAAGAGCAGAACTTCCTAAACCAGCAGCTTGTTCATCAGTCGCTTCAGTTTGTGAATGTATCTATGAGTCTATTAAGGCCGCAGCCTGAAAATATCAATTACGGCCCGCCTGCCAGAAAGAAATCTGAAAAGATGAATCCAGGAATTTTCAACTCGAAAGTGTAG